The sequence below is a genomic window from Alphaproteobacteria bacterium.
GCGATTCGCGGCGCCAGTTCGATGTGCGCTTCTATCTCGTGGCCATTCTTTTCATCATCTTCGACCTCGAGGTTGCCTTCCTCTTTCCCTGGGCCATCTCTCTGGGCAAGATCGGCGTCTTCGGCTTCTGGTCGATGATGATCTTCCTCGGCATCCTGACCATCGGATTCGTTTACGAATGGAAGAAGGGGGCTTTGGAATGGGAGTAGAAAACCCGGCCCCGAACCTGGTCACTGCCAGCGCCCTCGATCAGCCCTTCG
It includes:
- a CDS encoding NADH-quinone oxidoreductase subunit A, which codes for MQDLLLEYLPILIFLVIAIALAVVIVGASWLVTPQKPDSQKLLPYECGFNTLSDSRRQFDVRFYLVAILFIIFDLEVAFLFPWAISLGKIGVFGFWSMMIFLGILTIGFVYEWKKGALEWE